GTAAAAGTGATGTACTATGATAGAATTGCAGAAGGTTAATCTGAATAAAAAAGCATTATGAATTATGGCATTAAGAAAGCCACctaaaaatgacaaatgtatCAGCCGGATGCACAGTGTTTTGGACATAATGACTGGATAAAGTAGTGGTTTGCATATGGCCACATACCGATCATATGCCATTGATGCCAACAGAAAACATTCTGTGGTCGTAcagattgcaaaggaaaaaaattgtatcatgcattcagagagagagattatcTTGCTCTTGGCAAAGAAGTTGACCAACATCTTGGGGGATACTGTGGATGATAACCAAGCATCCACAAATGCCAGACTCCCAAGGAATAAGTACATGGGGATGTGAAGGTGAGGGTCATTGCAGATGAGAGCAATCAGACCAAGGTTCCCCACCATTGTGATGAGATACATAACCAAGAACACCAGGAACAAGGGAATTTGCCACTCTGGTTGATATGTGAGTCCCAAGAGAACAAAGGCTTCCAGCTCGgttgtatttttagtttccataTTCTTAATAGATGGCCTCTGAAATTAAATGTggtaaatgtaaaaagaacattcattaaacatttatagaAGACAATTCGGTGACGGTAACTGAAATAAATTCATACACTAGCAGGAAggaactttaattttatttactgtaaCATGGCAACTATTTGGGGGAATTGTTATATTGGAAAAATACAACTACTTAAGTTCAAAATATNAAGTTAAAAATATCTGCAGAATAAACTGTTTAAGAATACAAGAAAAACATTCTGAACATGAGCAAATCTTTGGGGTAACTATTTTATGAGGTAGACAAAGTTTGTGTGCAGGACATTGATGCAGCATCAGAAGTAAAGATGGCAAAAGA
This sequence is a window from Ailuropoda melanoleuca isolate Jingjing unplaced genomic scaffold, ASM200744v2 unplaced-scaffold17739, whole genome shotgun sequence. Protein-coding genes within it:
- the LOC117797897 gene encoding olfactory receptor 5H2-like, with product METKNTTELEAFVLLGLTYQPEWQIPLFLVFLVMYLITMVGNLGLIALICNDPHLHIPMYLFLGSLAFVDAWLSSTVSPKMLVNFFAKSKIISLSECMIQFFSFAICTTTECFLLASMAYDRYVAICKPLLYPVIMSKTLCIRLIHLSFLGGFLNAIIHNAFLFRLTFCNSIIVHH